GGTTAGCAGCAAGCGTAGTAAAAGCTTTATCGGCGCCATAGGCTGTACCAATGCTATTGGTAGCATAAGCCCTCACATGGTATGTAGTACTACCGGCCAAGCCCAGGGCGTTTACAGAAATAGCACCGGTACCGGTGCCATTGGTCATTTTAGTATTAGCAATAGTAGGGTTGGCCGTGGTAGCATAAACCACCCCTTTTTCGTTTACCGTAGCGCCGCCATCAGCAGTTACATTGCCAGATAATGTGGCCGAATTGGCGGTAACCGCAGCCGGATCGCCCGTGGTTACTGTTGGTATTACTGCCCCGGTGGTAATAACCACATCGTCAATACCAACGCCAAAGGCGGCAGGTTGATCAGAAGTGAACCTGATTTCATCAATATTGACGAAAGCCCCTAACTGCGATTCCGGGATATTCACCAGCGTTATTGAGCCAAGAGAACCTGTTGATGTCGATCCCTGCTCTCGTCCGCCCTTGTAAGCATGAAGCGTAATTACCTGATTACCTCCGGCAGCAGCACCTACCGATGTTGGTGTAACCGATATGCTCTTCAACGTAAATAAAGCACCAGATGCCGTTAATAAGCGGGCAAAGCTAAATACCGCATCGGTACCCACTTTTTGCATCCGGATGTAAGGATTTCCACCCAGAGCCGAAGACAGGATACGCTGTTCGCCGGTTCCCTGGCACTGCAGTACCCAGCCATTGGCTACGCTGCAATTAGCAGTAGTCAGATTAAGGTTGGCTAAACCATTGTTATCGGCCAGTATGGTGCCCGAAGTAGGAAAACATGACCAGTCGAAAGTTTGGGCCGATGTCCGCAAACTGGTCATAATACTTAAAAGGCCTATACAAAAAATGAGTAAATGTTTTTTCATTTTACTAAGGTTGATTAGTAAGACCGATGCCTTATGATAATCGGGCTTGAATAATTTTATGATCGTTTTTAGTTGGTTTCTGCTGTTGTATAGGTTAAATGCGGCACGCTGTTTGCAAAACTTTGCCCGCTTTTAAAACCATAGGCACCGGCAAACCTGCCCGGTATATAATTATTGTGCATCTTAAAAAAGTTAATATTTAATAAGCGTTCGCCTTTGCACATTACTGCAAACGTGCGCTTATTGATAATAATAGTACCCGATGGATAAGAGTAGTTATTGGTTAAGCCCACAGATGCATCCAGTATTTTTAATTCCAGCCCGTTAATAAGTGCAACAGCCCCCATGTTCCAGGGGTTACAGGCCTGGATAGTATCTATGATCTCTGTGGCCTCCATTTCTTGCCAATTAATAAAAACATCTTTTAGCTCAGGCCGTGCATAATACGCCGCCAGGCTTTCATCCTGTTCAATAAGTGGTAATCTATTACCGTTGTTAACACCATTAAGTATGGCCAGCACGCCTTGTATCTGTAACTGGCCAAACAGTTGATGAACGTTATCGTAATTATAATGCGGCTGATTGGGTATGTTTTGCTGCCAGATGACTGGTCCGCTGTCTAACTGGTCTGTAAGCTTGTGAATGGCCAGTCCAATTTCCTGAACGCCTTTTCGCAATTGCCAGAAAACCGGCGACGGCCCACGAAATTGAGGCAGGGCGCCAAAATGAATGTTATAGGCGCCGTGTGGTATTTGTTCCAGATATTGTGTTTTAACAATGCTGCTATAACCTGAAAAAAAAACGATATCATGTTGTTGCAGCCAGGTATAAAGGTCGGCTTTATCGTGCTCAAATGTAAGTCCAATGCCGGCAGCATTACAATAGCTCACCGTTTCGGGCACACTGTTATCAGGTGCCGTTGAATTACCTACGTAAAGCATAAGCCCTGCTTTCGCCTTATAATGATATAAGGCCGAAAGCAGGGGCATATACAGTGTTGCTGAGTTGGATACAATACCTATTTTCATCAGTTTACTGTGCCGTATATTCCATTAGTTGCGTGATGGGAATATCCCCTCCAGCGCGATAATAAAAGTTACCGCCAGGTATGGCTGCATATTATTATGAGGCAGGCTTCCACCTGTTGGGCCGATGGCATTAGGAGCCATAACCGTGTTAACTCCGTTTGCAGCTGTGAAATTTATTGGGTTACCGCCAGCATCCGGGTCTGTTGAAGTAGCCAGTACACCACTTGTTGGGGAAGGTTGACTCCCGGTGTTAGTACTTGCATTAAGTGCATGAGTGTGTATTGGTATCTGCGAGTTTATCAATGTCACGTTTTCATCGCCTGCCCGCTCGCCGATAACTCTGTTAGTTAAGCCGGGCCCCTGTCCCCAATGTATGGGTGCGCGTCCGCGCAGGTCGGGTAAGGCAAAAGTTGTTATGCCATCGCCGCCATAAAATGTGCCCAGAATAGAAAAAAGTGCACTGTACCTTGCTATTGGTAAAAGCTGACCGTTACAAAGTGCCCAGCCACGTGGTGCAAAATTGCCCGCAAATAATGAAATGGTGCCTAAAAATGGATTGTCCATAATTTTAAAGGTGATTGGTTTGGTTATTGGGTTTAATTAATTGAGATACTATAAAGGATAGATTCCTTACGACAAGACATACCATGCCCGGGCATACTTAATAAAGTATGATACCAGTACGTAGGATGATCTTAAGATAACAAGGGGATGTTTTGAGTGATCTTCATGTTTAAAAAGGGTTAGGGTTTATTATATAAATATAGAGTAAATATAATTATATTTAATATTATAATTTTCAGTTCTTTTTATTCACTTTCCTCAATGTCAATAAATAGCAGCCCAGCAATTGAATTATATAGTAACAATATACTAATATTAAATTTATCTTAAGGCAACCTAAGAAGTGGTTATTTGAAAAGCATGCAACAGATTATGAAATCTGACGTCAGAAGCGTAGTTCTATGAATCACTCACTTATTGCAACTTTTTTCCCTTTTATTGGCCAGGTTGATTTAAGCGGTTATCTTGTGATCGTTTTCATCCTTTGTATCCTGGCAGTTATTGGATTTGAATTCGTAAACGGGTTTCATGATACCGCCAATGCAGTAGCAACGGTTATTTATACCAAAGCCCTGAAGCCTGTTTACGCAATCCCCTGGTCTGGCACCTGGAATTTCCTGGGCGTTTTTCTGGGTGGTGTAACCGTTGCTATGGGCATTCTGAAACTGGTGCCACTGGATAAATTGATGACCCTTCCTATTAGCGTGGGTGCCTGCCTGGTTTTATCTGTACTATTAGCGTCTATAATCTGGAACCTAGGCACCTGGTATCTTGGCATTCCCTGCTCCAGCTCGCATACTATGATTGGAGCAATGATTGGCGCAGGCCTGGCCTTTACCTGGTACTATAATGGCCCCGGGGTAAATTGGGGAAAAGCCGAAGAGATTGGATCATCGCTAATCCTTTCGCCCATTATTGGCTTTGGCGCAGCT
This window of the Mucilaginibacter inviolabilis genome carries:
- a CDS encoding phage tail protein, with the translated sequence MDNPFLGTISLFAGNFAPRGWALCNGQLLPIARYSALFSILGTFYGGDGITTFALPDLRGRAPIHWGQGPGLTNRVIGERAGDENVTLINSQIPIHTHALNASTNTGSQPSPTSGVLATSTDPDAGGNPINFTAANGVNTVMAPNAIGPTGGSLPHNNMQPYLAVTFIIALEGIFPSRN
- a CDS encoding methionyl-tRNA formyltransferase codes for the protein MKIGIVSNSATLYMPLLSALYHYKAKAGLMLYVGNSTAPDNSVPETVSYCNAAGIGLTFEHDKADLYTWLQQHDIVFFSGYSSIVKTQYLEQIPHGAYNIHFGALPQFRGPSPVFWQLRKGVQEIGLAIHKLTDQLDSGPVIWQQNIPNQPHYNYDNVHQLFGQLQIQGVLAILNGVNNGNRLPLIEQDESLAAYYARPELKDVFINWQEMEATEIIDTIQACNPWNMGAVALINGLELKILDASVGLTNNYSYPSGTIIINKRTFAVMCKGERLLNINFFKMHNNYIPGRFAGAYGFKSGQSFANSVPHLTYTTAETN